Proteins encoded in a region of the Candidatus Margulisiibacteriota bacterium genome:
- the rpmF gene encoding 50S ribosomal protein L32 codes for MPVPKKRHSNSRQGKRRASNYVMKAPNVSKCPQCGAPILSHQACLACGSYKGKQVIKLKEKKKGQK; via the coding sequence ATGCCAGTACCAAAGAAGCGACATTCGAACTCAAGACAGGGGAAACGACGCGCCTCAAATTACGTGATGAAGGCCCCCAACGTCAGCAAGTGCCCGCAATGCGGCGCCCCGATCCTTTCCCATCAAGCCTGCTTGGCCTGCGGCAGCTACAAAGGAAAACAGGTCATCAAGCTCAAGGAGAAGAAAAAGGGGCAGAAATAA
- the xerC gene encoding tyrosine recombinase XerC produces MGSNREIDFYTNHLKTERNYSPHTISNYRRDLFFLTGFFKERKVNRLSAREYLVQLEKNGFSKRSIARKLSAARSFFRFLMREKMAEVNPFDNLLTPKIPKKLPNFLYPEELARLLKAPKSDPLGRRDLAILEILYSSGIRVTELAGLNLNELDLTEGEIRVFGKGSKERIVLFGSHAVTAVKDYLRTARPELLTGQKSAAVFIGRRGTRLTTRQIERLIKNYAKKSGIVKKVTPHTLRHSFATHLLDGGADLRMVQELLGHVSLSTTQVYTHVTKERLKKVYESSHPRAG; encoded by the coding sequence ATGGGCTCTAACCGAGAGATCGACTTCTACACCAACCATTTAAAGACCGAGCGCAATTACTCCCCGCATACCATCAGCAACTACCGGCGCGACTTGTTTTTTTTGACCGGTTTTTTTAAAGAGCGCAAAGTTAACCGTCTATCCGCGCGCGAATATCTGGTCCAACTGGAAAAAAATGGTTTTTCCAAACGTTCGATCGCCAGGAAGCTCTCCGCCGCCCGCTCTTTTTTCCGGTTTTTAATGAGAGAAAAAATGGCCGAGGTCAACCCGTTCGACAATCTGCTAACCCCTAAAATTCCCAAAAAGCTGCCGAACTTTCTTTATCCTGAAGAACTGGCCCGGCTGCTAAAAGCGCCCAAGAGCGATCCGCTCGGCCGCCGGGACCTGGCAATTCTGGAGATCTTGTACAGTAGCGGGATCCGGGTGACCGAATTAGCCGGCTTGAACCTCAACGAACTCGACCTGACTGAAGGAGAGATCAGGGTTTTCGGCAAAGGCTCAAAAGAACGGATCGTCCTTTTCGGCTCGCACGCGGTCACTGCGGTCAAAGATTATCTAAGAACCGCCCGTCCGGAGCTTCTGACCGGCCAAAAAAGCGCCGCGGTCTTTATCGGCCGGCGGGGGACCCGCCTGACCACCAGGCAGATCGAACGACTGATCAAAAATTACGCGAAAAAATCCGGGATCGTTAAAAAGGTCACCCCGCACACGCTTAGACATTCCTTCGCCACCCACCTTTTGGACGGGGGAGCCGACCTCCGGATGGTCCAAGAGCTCTTGGGACACGTCTCCCTCTCGACCACCCAGGTTTACACTCACGTCACCAAGGAACGGCTTAAAAAGGTCTATGAGTCTTCCCACCCCAGGGCCGGATAA
- the plsX gene encoding phosphate acyltransferase PlsX produces the protein MIRIAIDAMGGDHAPAEIVKGAVQASLELPIELILVGKADKISKELSKYKKKGSLSVVHAEEVITNNEAPVSAVKQKKNSSLNLAVALVKNKEAVALVSAGNTGALMAASLFGLGRIPGIERPAIAGFFPTKKRPVLMLDIGANSDCKPKQLMQFAEMGAQFVEYVLHVKAPRVGLLNIGEEREKGNTLTTEAWPLLKSAPINFVGNVEPKEVFSGELDVVVSDGFVGNLALKFGESVSGFLFDLIKKELTKNPITYFAAFLLLPAFAGIKKKTDYDEYGGAPMLGINGIVIKAHGRAKAKAIKNAVRAAYEAHNQDIVGRISKLEKEQ, from the coding sequence GTGATCCGAATCGCGATTGACGCGATGGGGGGCGATCATGCCCCCGCGGAAATCGTCAAAGGAGCGGTCCAGGCTTCGCTTGAACTTCCTATCGAACTGATCCTGGTCGGGAAAGCCGATAAAATCAGCAAAGAGCTCTCCAAATATAAAAAAAAGGGGAGTCTCTCTGTTGTCCACGCCGAAGAGGTCATTACCAATAATGAAGCTCCGGTTTCGGCGGTCAAGCAAAAAAAGAATTCCTCTCTCAACCTCGCCGTTGCCCTAGTCAAAAACAAGGAAGCGGTCGCCCTGGTTTCGGCCGGTAATACCGGCGCTTTAATGGCCGCTTCCCTTTTCGGCCTGGGACGAATTCCCGGGATCGAACGGCCGGCGATCGCCGGCTTTTTCCCAACTAAAAAACGACCGGTCTTAATGCTCGATATCGGCGCCAATTCCGACTGCAAACCCAAACAATTAATGCAATTTGCCGAGATGGGGGCGCAATTCGTCGAATACGTCCTGCACGTTAAAGCTCCCCGGGTTGGGCTGCTCAACATCGGGGAAGAAAGAGAAAAAGGGAACACGCTGACGACCGAGGCCTGGCCGCTGCTCAAGTCGGCTCCGATCAACTTTGTCGGGAATGTCGAGCCAAAAGAGGTCTTCTCCGGCGAGCTCGATGTCGTGGTCAGCGACGGCTTTGTCGGCAACCTGGCGCTTAAATTCGGCGAATCGGTCAGCGGCTTCCTCTTTGACCTGATCAAAAAAGAACTCACCAAAAACCCGATCACCTACTTCGCCGCCTTCCTCCTCCTCCCGGCCTTTGCCGGGATCAAAAAAAAGACCGATTACGACGAATACGGCGGGGCGCCAATGCTCGGGATTAACGGCATTGTGATAAAAGCCCATGGCCGGGCCAAGGCCAAGGCGATAAAAAACGCGGTCCGGGCCGCCTACGAAGCCCACAATCAGGACATCGTCGGCCGGATCTCAAAACTGGAGAAAGAACAATGA
- a CDS encoding DUF177 domain-containing protein: protein MKIELNELLRQVGNEGEVEDSEQISFPEDNLILTQPVKVKLHLINTGTSVLVKGTVQAEIELECARCLKRYRRPIELSIEENYARETAPQRKGKEIELKESDFVYPIDNDNCIDLDELIRQNILLSLPIKSLCDINCKGV from the coding sequence GTGAAGATTGAGCTAAATGAACTGCTTCGCCAGGTTGGAAATGAAGGGGAGGTCGAGGATTCCGAACAAATCTCGTTCCCTGAAGATAACCTTATCCTGACCCAGCCGGTTAAAGTTAAGCTCCATCTGATCAATACCGGGACATCCGTTTTGGTCAAAGGGACGGTCCAAGCCGAGATCGAACTGGAGTGCGCCCGCTGTCTGAAGCGCTATCGGCGGCCGATCGAGCTTTCAATCGAGGAAAATTACGCCCGGGAGACCGCGCCGCAGCGAAAAGGAAAAGAGATCGAGCTCAAGGAAAGTGATTTTGTTTATCCGATCGATAATGACAATTGTATCGACCTGGATGAGTTGATCCGCCAAAACATTTTGCTCTCTCTGCCGATCAAGTCCCTGTGCGATATTAATTGTAAAGGAGTGTAA
- a CDS encoding DUF882 domain-containing protein — protein sequence MGNLSENFNHKDFACHCPECRGAYRIHLGLVGILEAIAIHFKKRPQVVSGYYCEAYLEKQKREKKSYHASGKAANITIEGVPAFELFKFAETMEGINGLGFYPEENMVHLDTRPPEKKEAWIKEKGKYSPLTQEKRHQYGL from the coding sequence ATGGGGAACCTTAGCGAAAATTTCAACCACAAGGATTTTGCCTGCCATTGCCCGGAATGCCGCGGGGCCTACCGCATCCACCTCGGCCTGGTCGGCATCCTCGAAGCGATCGCCATTCATTTCAAGAAACGGCCGCAGGTCGTCTCCGGCTATTATTGTGAAGCCTATCTTGAAAAACAAAAACGGGAGAAAAAAAGTTATCACGCTTCCGGGAAAGCGGCCAATATAACGATCGAAGGGGTTCCGGCTTTTGAGCTTTTCAAGTTTGCCGAAACCATGGAGGGAATCAACGGCCTTGGTTTTTACCCTGAAGAGAACATGGTCCATCTCGACACCCGTCCGCCGGAAAAGAAAGAGGCCTGGATCAAAGAGAAAGGGAAATATTCGCCGCTGACCCAAGAAAAGCGTCACCAGTATGGGCTCTAA
- a CDS encoding AAA family ATPase yields MFLKSLSLRGFKTFPDQTDIEFGPDSRVTGIVGPNGCGKSNVLDAVRWVLGEDNPRLLRVGALDNIIFAGTAQRKPLSMAEVTITFDNSAGKLPVPFTEVAIKRRTFREGESEFFINKNQCRLKDIRDLLLDTGLGEGTYAIITQGQVDAVLSSKGEERRIVFEEAAGINKYKTRKVAAEKKLIAAEQNLLRINDLKIEVGEHLITLEEQARRAKEYLEIQTKVKELEIGLSKKLLGNILEKKLKLEAALAQARQTSQEKTAAEEKDISEATELKKRLREIEAQFDDFTGRLDSEKDRLRDAELNRRFKEKDLQREEDLLRSIEGKLADLADKINSLAAPAESDPAEVHVDESLHRIVEQARAMVSLLSSIMLYFGKKENLTLAASEEEATRNLKLELLNEEKTKAETELGRLRASVAGHRLELQALSTPNNETKNTLAEAIAKLRLEREEVNQKISQLEEKSRREEQQEREAANVITALEIALAKIDGEMTAIGEKMIAEYNLSLQELEQCEAVIANVGKAKSEIEEGKARLRQLEPVNLLAIEEFDRSKERLTFIEAQLTDLNSARENLRRLIVELDAQAETTFLQTMDQLSVVFSEVFGKLFNGGEAKISLAPGLPPLEAEIEISVRPNGRRWLPLPLLSGGERSLCAVAILFSLLKIRPSPFCFLDEVDAALDEANIGRYTNILKDFSDNTQILVITHNKRTMAVADSIYGVTMQEPGASKVISMKLAQIAA; encoded by the coding sequence ATGTTTCTAAAATCGTTATCGCTTAGAGGCTTCAAAACTTTTCCCGATCAAACCGATATCGAGTTCGGCCCTGACTCCCGGGTCACCGGAATAGTCGGACCGAACGGCTGCGGCAAAAGCAATGTTCTCGACGCCGTCCGCTGGGTCCTGGGCGAAGACAACCCCCGGCTGCTGCGGGTCGGCGCGCTCGACAACATCATTTTCGCCGGGACGGCGCAGCGCAAACCGCTCTCCATGGCCGAAGTTACCATCACTTTTGATAATTCCGCCGGCAAACTCCCGGTTCCCTTCACTGAAGTCGCGATCAAACGCCGCACCTTCCGTGAAGGGGAAAGCGAATTTTTCATCAACAAAAATCAGTGCCGGCTCAAAGATATCCGCGACCTGCTCCTCGACACGGGACTAGGCGAAGGGACCTACGCCATCATCACCCAGGGACAGGTTGACGCCGTCCTCTCCAGCAAAGGGGAAGAACGCCGGATAGTTTTTGAGGAAGCAGCCGGCATCAACAAATACAAGACCAGAAAAGTCGCGGCGGAAAAGAAGCTGATCGCGGCCGAACAGAACCTGCTCCGCATCAACGACCTTAAGATCGAGGTCGGCGAACACCTGATCACCCTGGAAGAACAAGCCCGCCGCGCCAAAGAATATCTCGAGATCCAAACCAAGGTCAAAGAACTGGAGATCGGTTTGAGCAAAAAACTCCTGGGAAATATCCTGGAAAAGAAACTGAAGCTCGAGGCCGCCCTCGCCCAAGCCCGCCAAACTTCGCAGGAAAAAACGGCCGCCGAAGAAAAAGACATCAGCGAAGCGACCGAATTAAAAAAACGGTTGCGCGAGATCGAAGCGCAGTTTGACGACTTCACCGGCCGGCTCGACAGCGAAAAAGACCGCCTGCGCGACGCCGAACTCAACCGCCGTTTCAAAGAAAAAGACCTGCAAAGAGAAGAAGACCTCCTCCGGTCGATCGAAGGAAAGCTCGCCGACCTCGCCGACAAGATCAACTCGCTGGCCGCGCCGGCCGAATCCGACCCGGCCGAAGTGCACGTTGATGAATCGCTTCACCGGATCGTCGAACAGGCAAGGGCCATGGTTTCGCTCCTCTCTTCGATCATGCTCTACTTCGGCAAAAAAGAAAACTTGACTTTGGCCGCCAGCGAAGAGGAGGCGACCCGCAATCTCAAGCTTGAGCTGTTAAACGAAGAAAAAACTAAAGCCGAAACCGAGCTTGGCCGGTTGCGCGCCTCGGTCGCCGGCCATCGGCTTGAGCTTCAGGCCCTTTCCACGCCGAACAACGAAACGAAAAACACTTTGGCCGAAGCGATCGCCAAGCTGCGGCTGGAGCGGGAAGAAGTCAACCAGAAAATCTCCCAGCTCGAAGAAAAGAGCCGCCGTGAAGAACAGCAGGAACGGGAAGCGGCCAACGTCATTACCGCGCTGGAGATCGCCCTGGCCAAGATCGACGGCGAAATGACGGCGATCGGCGAGAAAATGATCGCTGAATACAACCTCTCCCTGCAAGAACTGGAACAATGCGAAGCGGTCATCGCCAACGTCGGCAAAGCCAAGTCCGAGATCGAAGAAGGCAAGGCCAGATTGCGCCAGCTCGAGCCGGTCAACCTGCTGGCGATTGAAGAGTTCGACCGAAGCAAAGAACGGCTGACTTTTATTGAGGCCCAACTGACCGATTTAAATTCCGCCCGAGAGAACCTGCGCCGCCTGATCGTCGAACTTGACGCTCAGGCGGAAACGACATTTTTGCAGACCATGGACCAGCTTTCGGTGGTTTTCTCGGAAGTTTTCGGCAAACTTTTCAACGGCGGCGAAGCCAAGATCTCCCTGGCCCCGGGACTCCCGCCGCTGGAAGCGGAGATCGAGATTTCGGTCCGGCCGAACGGCCGGCGCTGGCTCCCGCTTCCCCTTCTTTCCGGCGGTGAACGATCGCTCTGCGCGGTCGCGATCCTTTTTTCGCTTTTAAAGATCAGGCCTTCTCCGTTCTGTTTTCTCGACGAAGTCGATGCCGCCCTCGATGAGGCCAACATTGGTCGGTACACTAATATTCTTAAGGATTTTTCCGATAACACCCAGATTTTGGTCATCACTCACAACAAGCGCACTATGGCCGTTGCCGATAGTATTTATGGGGTCACCATGCAGGAGCCGGGCGCCTCAAAGGTGATCTCCATGAAACTCGCGCAAATCGCGGCATGA